A stretch of DNA from Malus sylvestris chromosome 9, drMalSylv7.2, whole genome shotgun sequence:
GTCGCCTCACTCTACTCGCCCGAGTCCCGCCGCGTCTTCCTCTCTCTCCGCCGTTCTCCTAACTCCCTCGCGCAATTCTCCACCGTCAGGAATCTCAGATTTGCTTCCTCTGCCACCGACGGCGGTCCGCGTCAGCGCGAACCGATACGGCCCCTGATGGACGCGGAATCACCTTTGCCCAACCCGGCGTCAGCCGAAAACTTTGTCCACATCGAGAACCCTACGACTGAGGATTTGTCCGATAGCATCGTAGGCGTCGATGCGCCGAGGGATGAGTACGACGACGGCATTTCGATGACCGCCGTGGCTGAGAGTTTCGAACAGAGGAGGTTTCTTCCTGAGGAGTTGTCGAGGAGCGTGGTGGTGCTCACTTGTGAGTCCACGGCTGAGGGCGGCGTTTGCGACGTGCACCTGGTTGGAACGGCACACGTTTCGGTGGTAAGAGAATTCAATTCctgtttggttggtgagaaaatTTGAATTGAAAGCCTTGGTCTTTGGTTTTGTGTGTGGTTTGTAGGAGTCGTGCAGAGAAGTTGAAGCCGTGATCAGCTATTTGAAACCAGAGGTGCATAATCCGTTTTGAAACTTGCTTAATAAGGTTTATATTAAGTTAATTCTGACAACAGTGTCAtgaaattatgttaaattataATACAGTTAACGAATTTTCGTGTGATGAATGTAGGTTGTCTTCTTGGAGTTGTGCTCGAGTCGAGTGGCGGCACTCACCCCTCAGAATTTGAAGGTCTGAGTCTATGTTCTGGTTCGGCGTTAGTTTTTGAATAACCAAACATGATTACCAATGCATTTAATTCATCAGGTACCGACGATGGGAGAAATGATTGAAATGTGGAAGAAAAAGCACAATGCCTTTGGAATTGTTTACAGCTGGTTCCTTGCAAAGGCATGTTTTCATCTTTGATCCAACTATACCAAGCATAATTTCCATATGTTCTCAGTATATTCAAGCGGTGGAATGTTTCGTGTCATTTTTCTGCTAGGTTTCAAGTAGGCTTGAGGTGTTTCCTGGTGCTGAGTTTCGTGTAGCATATGAAGAAGCAATGAAGTATGGCGGTAGGGTGATACTTGGTGATCGCCCCGTGCAGGTATAATACATTATACCTTATCATTTTGGTTTTCTGATATCTATCAATTGCAGCCTGCCCAATGCACCCCTGGCTACATTCCACTCTTCGGCCGAAGAAACATTTATCAGCTGCACAAGTAATTTTGATGTGTAATGAAAGTGCATTTTCATTTTAAAGGCTGATTATGATGAGATTTCTTCCAATCGAATGCTATAGCTTTGCTTTTTTTGTTGACAAGATGCTCTCTAGATGAAACCCGTAAACCAGACTTGCAGAAAGTTTATGCCCGAAGTTCTCTTTCAAGTCCATTCCTTGCAAATTTGGTGGCAGTTTCAAAATTCTAGTATCTATTGCATATTTGCATGTTAATTGTCTTACTTTTATGTTTCTTGGTTCTCTTTTACGCCGACCCTGCTATAATAACTCATCTTTTTCAAGCTGGCTTTCCATACTTATATATCCGTATTTcagactttgtataattttcCTGGTGAAGAATTACTTTGATATATGACTTTACACTGACTGAAAACAGATTACCTTGCGAAGGACGTGGGCAAAGATGCCACTTTGGCATAAGATAAAACTGCTATATTCCTTACTTTTTCAAGCTGTCTTTCTACCAAGTCCCGATGCTCTTAATAGTATGGTAAACATCTACTTGATTTGTTGAAAGACAACTACTCCTCCATTCTGCTAATGTTTAGTTTCTTGGGATTAATGATTTGTTCTTGTGTATATTCAGCTTAAGGAAATGGATGATGTTGACATGCTTACTCTTGTGATTCAAGAGATGAGCAAGGAGTACCCAACTCTAATGGAAACACTCGTACATGAGCGAGATCAGTAAGTATTCTTCTGAGCTAATTATTCAATCAAACTAATGCAAAGATCAAAAGATGATGCCACATCTGCATACCTTTGTCCTTTCAcaattttctgtttcttttctgCCCTTATATAGTGAACATTTTCTTCATCACAGAGGTTTAGTTATTAAACAAGTTCTTATGTCCACACTGAAAGTAAATTCGATGTAGACAAAGGAACGGCGCTGATGATGATTATTGGCTGTATATACACTCTTGTATGATCTAAGTACGAGCTCTATATATGCTTGTGGAGGTTGGGGTGTGTAGATAAACAAATTTCATTTTGATTTGTGGACATTTTCCACATTCAGTTCTCCTACGGCCTTAAATATTATCTGTCAGGGCACCTATTCAATTAAAACATAGGACACCTCCAAAGACCTTAGATAACTGAATTTTGTGGAGTCTTATTGTTTTGTTGATCTGATTGCTTGATTTTAATTGTTGAATATTTAGGTACATGTCGTCTACATTACTGAGAATTGCCAGCGAGCATCGTTCAGTAGTTGCAGTAGTGGGAAAGGGGCACCTCCAAGGAATTAAGAAGCATTGGCAGCAGCCTGTTGTGGTTGGTGAATCCTTCCTTTTGAATAAATTTTATAGTTTGTATCTTATCCCAACTCGTCGGTAGTGATTGTACAGGAAAATCAGTTCCTTTCCCAATAATGCTCCTTAGATTTGCTTTCTGGATCCGATTTATCGTTGATGGTTTCTAGAATAGAAAGTATGTGTTTGCATTTTTTGACAAGTATTTCCTACAATTAGTCTCTAAACTTCGGTGCTCTGTGTTTTACCATGTATTGCAGATGAAGGATCTTATGGTAATTCCATCACAAAAGTCCTTTTTTACCACCGCGAGGATCCTTAAATCTTTGGGTGTCGCGGTAACTGGGGCGGCCATAGTATCAGGCATCTATCTCGCATCCAAGAGGAAGTAAAGCTCGGAAAATGGATACTGAACAACTGAATGAGAGGTTGAAGGTCAGCCAATATACACCATGTGATTCTTTTTTGTTGAGCAATACTACCAATTACCCGAGGGAAAACGTACTAGAAGTtggagccttttttttttcctcccacCAAATATCTGAATCCATCCATTTTACTCCCAATCAATTGGTGTGGATTTTCGCAGTTGCCCGTTGGAGGCCGGCAACTGCctttgttattttcgttttatACAGTTTGTGTTGCTTTACCTGTACTTTTAAGCCGTTTTTGCCCTTCAATCAACAGAatgtttttctgattttgtaaaTACAAGTTCAAGTAATTACCATGGCTCTTAAACTTTTGGTCCAAAATTTTCAATCGTCTCACGGTCCGGCCCTAAAACCTCAAGTTTAATCGCCGGTGATGGGGTTCGGTAAGCAGATTTGTCGACGAAAAACTACGACCGGACGGTAAACTTCTCGGTTACTTCCATCTGGCTACACCGTTTTGGCCAAAATGAAGATCAAGGACACCGAGTTTTGTTTTGAATCCTTCTATTGGTAATGTACAAAAGGAGAAAAGCCCCTCTCAGTTTACAAAGTTAAAATCTTTAAGACCATTagtcaaaagcacttttattgGTTGATTTGTTCAGGATAATTTGTTCATCGTTCTTTTATAAGAATGCAAAAGCACTTCGCTCATCACTAAAAGCACTTTCGCTAATCACTAAAAGCACTTTTTCGGATGTATGAATGTATGTGGAGTTTCCCGGATCCAATGGCATTGCGAATCCACTGATCAGAATAGCCACAATAATGAATTTGGCGTCCGAGCCATTACATCAGGAGgaaccagaaaatcctctagAATTGGTAATGGACGCAAGTTTCAAATCTTTCTTACAATTTCatccaaaaattaacaaaaatatttaatataaattcaaaaataatGTGGGGGAGTGGGAGCTCAGTGGAAGGAGAAGTCGTTCTGTTAGATGAGCTCACggcaagaaccccaaaagagGCCTCGTCCACTGCCCAAAACACGTCCAAGTGTTTAATCTCATCATTGCAACCACAACCCATCAATCAAAACATTCacaatttccaaaattaattaatctaaaataaaaaaaattatatgaaaaaaaaaacaaaaaaattgaatttgagcCTCAGTGTGTGTAACAATCAGATCATTGACCAAGAGGGCTCACTGAAATCCGCTAAGATAATTGTATGTTATCATCATAAGCcccaatttcaccaaaaacccTAACTTTGCAGGATTAGACAAAACAAATCataccaaaaaccctaatttttttgcaGGATTAGACAAAACAAATTTATGGGTTATTGATAAAATCCAAAAAGATGAGAtgggtaatctttgaaaagcAATTTTTTAAATTCGAAATTGGATTGGGAAAAGAAGAGAGGAGATGAAGGTGTGCTCAGACAGCCAAGGGTTTGTAATCAAACTTTTGGGAGAAGAACCCAGATCATAAACTCTAGTCCACAAAATTGCCTCATCACCGCACACTTCTCACTTGACAGAAACACAGAGGAATTGCACAAATTCGAATTCGATTCAAAACCCCAGATTTTGGTATCTAAGAAAACTTCGGCCAGTAATGGCGGCGGAGGCGAAGCGAAGGGATGGGAGGTTGCAGAGATAGGAGATGAAAGTTGGTTGTATATATAGGCTTAGGGTTTATGTGAGAGATGGAAATTAGGggtggggtttagggttttgacGGCTATACCAAAAATGGGCCAAATGAAAGAGTTCAAGCCCATTTTAAGTTAACCGAAACCTAAAAGCCCAGTGTCAGTTCTAGCATTcgtatttttcttatttgtgaAATTATAGTATAAATATTATTTCACTGTAATAATCAAATGGCTGTATAAATGTTTTtcgatttggacgaatttttttaacaatgatctatacatacaaataaaaaaaaaagtcatataATGGAAATTATTGTGGAAATGAGCCCAAACATGTAATTAATTAGCGTCGTATTAAGTTACTAACTAGCGTTTAAGAAGTCTTTACCAGATTAAGCATATAGAATGATGCATAGTCATTTCAccaaaattctaaatttattaTGGCTAAACAATACtaagttatattttttttcgtgATTAGCCATTAAAGTAGTGAACAAATCACGTCGTTGAAGTAGTGATTAGTCACAATTTGTGGTTTGACTAAGATACAAAGACCTTATTCTCCCTAGTATCCCCTTTTTATAATGATTTGGTATTTACGTACACGAAGACAATGACAAGCCTCAACTTTATTAATACAAAACAATATAATATCAGAAAGCATTACATGCATGCAGTTCACGAAAATTGCCATTTTTattacaccaaaaaaaaaaaaaaaaaaacactgaaaATTAACCAAAGATTTCCGTTTTCTAGCTATTCACAACTGAACACTGCTTCCTAATCTCACCAGCCGATCCAGTCTTAACGTTAATCCGACCCATTTTCTCCATGGACTTTCCAAACTCGTCGTAGAAGTTCTGCGGTGAACCTTTGAGCAGCTGGTTGATATAATTAAGAGTGGTTGAGCTGCTTGTCAAAGCAGCATCGGATTCAAACAACCCTCTCCGTTTGAGCAAAAGTGTGTAGTAGCTTAGGTCAAAAGTACGGACGCTTCCAGGGTCCATCTCAACAATTGTGGTGTTATCAGTTGGAGTTTTGCACTTGTTGGCCTTGAGATTGGCTGCGTATTGGGCGTTCAAAGCCGGGTCCTGGTCACCCACTCCGGTGAAATTGTAAAGGCGGTTTGAAAATGATAGGCAATGAGAGACCCCAATTGTGTGAgcacctgaaaaaaaaaaaaaaaaaaaaggagcaaaTTAACCCATGTGGTGTGATTAGGTGCATAAGCCCATTAGCCACTGATATGCCTTTAGCAACCTATTAACtactaattgattttttttatccattttaTTCCGTGCAACTAATGCCACTAGTTATTGTATGTTAGTAAGACTATAAAATTTGACCTATTGATCAAGTTAACTATCGTTTATAATGTGTGATCTTGATTCATAGTGTGACAACATAAGTCTGATAAGAGAACATTGTCCTGTATATTTCAAGAATTAGCTTTACCAGATAGCAAGACCAAGTCCTTCAAATCAAGACCCACGTTGGCAAAAGTTCTTTGGAGAGTGCTGAAGTTCGACAATGGGGGTGGGATGTTGGCTAAGGCTTCTGCCCTCCTTGCGATCACCCCATCTCTTCTACCTTTTGGAACCTTCCAAGTTGGACCTCCCTACACACCATgccaagaaaataaataaacaaagatgAAAATCTAATGAAGAATTGGGACTACATttgattattttggtttttgaacTTTGATGGTAGGTCTTACTGTTGCAACAATGGAATCTCTTGCTGCCAAAGCAATAACATCTGCGCAGGAAACTACTCCAGGGCATTGAGCTTCAAGTCGGCTCTTTATTCTGTCAATGAAGTCAAATCCTCTGACGGTTAGATTTGGGGGAGCATCTTTTTCAGCTTGGTTACTTGAAGTCGAGTTCAGAAGAACGGATGCATCACAACCCTAATAAGCAACAAGCATTCATTAGTTCCAAATTACAATTCTAACCCTATTAATACAGTTGCAGAGAATGTTGGTCTGTAAAGAGAAGAAGATGGTCACATACCCTGACAAAGCAATCATGGAAGTGCAATCTTATGAGAGCAGCTGCAAGTGAGGGTGCATTGTGGATATGCTTCTCGATGTAGTCTTTCACAATCTTCTCTGCTTTTGGGCAGTTCTTGGAATAAAATCCCAATTGCAACTGAGCTTCACTGAAGCCTATGATCACCAGAAGACATGAAACCAAAATCCCAGAAAATCGAATCAACCCCATTTTCGTTGCAACTGATCTTCAACTTGTAGTAATTTAGAGGAAGAAACTTGATTTGAATGTGTTGGCAATTACATAACTGTGATTTGAAATTTATAGGCCTCCACCCCCAACTTCAACTTTGTGGGCCTAGTGCAAGATAAGAAATTGCAAGGTGACGTCCAACTACCATGCTTTTTGGCGATTCTATATCCTTTCCTTAATATTATAACTAGTACTAGCAGTTAAAGTTGTTCCTCGTAAGACAAGTAAAGAAAATCCCATATCTGGAATGTTTTTGTACTTTGGTGATGGATTATGTTTGAAGCTAGCGTGTGACAGCACATATTTTTTTGGTCTCGTTGCCACCAAatttcatgtcatttttcatggTAGTTGGAGATTAAACTAATTGTGCCTTAATTACAAATGAGTATCAATTTTTCGGTCTGATTGTCGTTTACCCATATTATGATACACGGTTtcacaacatcatttaacaatGTCATCATCATATGGAAATTGGATTAACTTTGTAcataaaaattttaatattcaatGATGACGGcttttatacacacacacacacacacatatatatatatactggcGTTTTTAATTTCATCATTCTTCCAACCTATCCAATTTTCTTATCAATGATTGGCTATCTGCCCTTGTTACAGAaagtaaaatatatattaagcAATGAATGACAAAATGGCAAAGAACAAATCAATCGAGTCGAGCTGATGAACCTTAGGCCTCCTCAGTGTCTCAATATCTAATTATGCACTTCTCACaaacatatttttctttctgattataaaaaattaaagtttaaaataaaaattttaaagtgtcaataacaatttctAAAAAGTATTTCAAACTGAGAAGTTAGGTTTTGTTCCCCTTCATCAATTGTTGCTTTTGTGCATCTTCGTCGTGTTCCTTCTTCACTAGTGTTCCGTCTCCTGTTTGTGGCTCACTGGAAATTCGCTCATGGTTGAAGGAATCTTCAAATTCAATCAAGTAAACATAggctttttcttttaattaatcATGGCGCCTATTTTCCCGCGTGTGTTTCGAATAGAAAGAGGgccttgattatttattgggaAGGAAGGCCTTACTGGTTCTCCAATGTCATGTCACATCATGTGAAAGAAGCAGAAATAAGGAGATCATAGAGAGAAGGAGATGGAGGAGCTGGCCACTACAAGCAGTTGCATAGTTTGCTTCCTCTCCAAAACATGCACGAAAACAATTTATGAATAAAGAACACACAGGGGACTACGCATCTGGATAGAATTACATTTTCACTTGCAATTGGATTAATCATGGGAAACTTTCTATTGAGCCACAATGAAGGGAGCGCAGAAATTCACAGAAAGACAAAGTCGTTAACGCAAGAAAAAGGATACACAAACTGCAAATAATAAACGTCcttatgaatattttttttttaaaagaaaaactgaACTCAATTTTAGGTTGACATGTCATGTTTTAAATGATAGATTGTTATAACGGTTTAGATGTAGCGAAATGCGGGTAAATGCACGAAGCCTGGATCTAGTTATATATGCTAGCTGGGGCAATCGCTGAAGTCACTTCTTTAATCCCTGTCCATATCTCTATGAAGTTTCGGGCCTAAGATTCTATCGGAGTAACAATGCAAGGCAAATTAGTAAAATCTAGCATATCTGTAGCTCTTTAATCCTTTCATGGAAAGATGTATCTCTAGGGGTTTAGACATTTCACTGGAAAACAATTTACGAGAATCCGCTTTAGGGTTTCAATAATgaaaattaaagttaaaaaaagtaGTACTAAAAGTGAGGACTTTTAAGCATACATACAAGAGTTGGTTATAAATTAGTATATTATGATTTTTGAAGGAATAATAATTGCTCTAATTTATTACTTTCATGCATAGAAAGAGgtttgttattatgtatttttgaaggaaattttgttttaatttattaattatttctaTCTAGGTGGAGATATTCTCGTGTCACTAGTTTTATATGGAAATAGACAAATGAATGAATATACacaagggaattgttattagcacttcaaaattttcattttacacTATTCACAAgtctatttttctttctaattatagaaaatttggaatgccaaatgagatttttggagtactaataacaattcccatacAAATTACAGCAAGCTTATTCTCTTTCAGTTTTCGAATTGCAATCCATGTTCTTCTCAAAAGTTGatgaattttagttgtttatttttttaatttatcaaTGTGTAAATGTTCTAGTTGTGATATTAAATTATCCCATATCTAATTGGTGAACGCCGGACCATATGATATAATAATTAGCACAACAGAACACGTTGATGAAAGTTGGCCATCAATTATGCCCGACCCTTCTTGTATAGAAACCAATGTTCTGTCTCAATCGAATAATGTTCAAGCCttattgatttgaaatatttataaaaacgaaataataaaacatttaCAGGATATGGTGTTGAAAGGCTCCCACCATGGCAGTCCAAAATCATCACACGACTTGTTAACCAATTTTGGTTGCAACCCTTTTTGGAACACACAACACATACATGCATTATCAATTATGCAAACATTCATACTCACAATTGCAAATTCAAATCACCAGCTGAATAAAAATGTCCACGGGAAGTGATTTCCTCAAACTATTTTTCTCTTTCTACTCACCCTTTCTTATTCTAGCTTTCGAATTGTAGAAATCAAAGGAGAAAACAAATGAGAAAAATAAGTGCACAAAAATCATTTCCCAATGTATATAGAAGTTAATTGCCTTCAATTAACAAAAGCACATTGCTTCCTTATTTCACCGTTTTTGCCTGTGAGGACTCCAATATTACCCATATTCACCATTGAGACACCGAAATCTGTTAGAAAGGTGGATCCACGAGTTGTGGCTTGCTTTGTCACATAGGCTTTTGTCTCAGTATCATCAAGAAGAGCTGAGTCAGACTGGAAAAGTCCTCTTCTTTGAGCTACTAGAGTGTAGTAATCTTCATCAAACGTTTTGAAGCTTCCAGGATCCATCTCAACCAGGCTAGTCGTGTCCCCTGGCTTGCATTTTGTCTTCAGCTGAGCTATGTAATTTTTGTCCAATTTCGGGTCTGTGTCGCCTTTTCCGGTGAAGTTATACAAGCGATTTGTGAAGGACGGGCAGTGAGATGTGCCTATGGTGTGTCCTCctaagaacaatgaagaaaagTGAGATCAGATCATGTTGATTAGGGTTTCATGAagcaaaaacaaatatataaataaaacttgCATGTAAACGTAATAATATTCACCTGACAGAACCGCTAGGTCTTTAGCACTTAAACCCTTGGCTGCAAATATTGCTTTGAGTTGAGTTATGTCAGCAAAAGGAGGAGGTAAGCCTCTATTGGCCTCTGAGGCTAATGACACTCTTCCATCTCTTCGTCCAGTCGGAACCTCCCAAAATGAACCATGaacctggaaaaaaaaatattcattcaTTTTAAGCCAAATATATGATTATTTAAGAGCTAAAAATCTTATGTGcatgcatgaagcatgattgatgtttattctttttatttataaaaatgaaaGCAATGATAGCGAGAGATAAaggaatcgaacctaagatctggGGTTTAGTAAAAAATCCCTAATAATTAGCCCTTGAACTACAAGTCACTTACACATGATGTCCGTTTCTTAATTAAAGAACAGACATCCATTCTTAATCTAATGATACATTGAATAACTATTCTTAATCTAATAATACATTTAAGAACTATTGATTTATGTGGATTGAGTTTAATTTATTACCATTCTAACTGCGTCACGAGCTACTAAGGCCAAGATATCAGCACAAGAAACGACACCAGGACACTTCTTTTCTACTGCAGATTTTACTGCATCAATGACATGGAACCCTCTTAAGCTTTGGTTGGGGATGGCTTCTTTCTCAGCTTGACTGTTTGGT
This window harbors:
- the LOC126634279 gene encoding peroxidase 3 encodes the protein MGLIRFSGILVSCLLVIIGFSEAQLQLGFYSKNCPKAEKIVKDYIEKHIHNAPSLAAALIRLHFHDCFVRGCDASVLLNSTSSNQAEKDAPPNLTVRGFDFIDRIKSRLEAQCPGVVSCADVIALAARDSIVATGGPTWKVPKGRRDGVIARRAEALANIPPPLSNFSTLQRTFANVGLDLKDLVLLSGAHTIGVSHCLSFSNRLYNFTGVGDQDPALNAQYAANLKANKCKTPTDNTTIVEMDPGSVRTFDLSYYTLLLKRRGLFESDAALTSSSTTLNYINQLLKGSPQNFYDEFGKSMEKMGRINVKTGSAGEIRKQCSVVNS
- the LOC126634662 gene encoding uncharacterized protein LOC126634662 — protein: MHSPVAYCSVLDKSVMIRSTRLVASLYSPESRRVFLSLRRSPNSLAQFSTVRNLRFASSATDGGPRQREPIRPLMDAESPLPNPASAENFVHIENPTTEDLSDSIVGVDAPRDEYDDGISMTAVAESFEQRRFLPEELSRSVVVLTCESTAEGGVCDVHLVGTAHVSVESCREVEAVISYLKPEVVFLELCSSRVAALTPQNLKVPTMGEMIEMWKKKHNAFGIVYSWFLAKVSSRLEVFPGAEFRVAYEEAMKYGGRVILGDRPVQITLRRTWAKMPLWHKIKLLYSLLFQAVFLPSPDALNSMLKEMDDVDMLTLVIQEMSKEYPTLMETLVHERDQYMSSTLLRIASEHRSVVAVVGKGHLQGIKKHWQQPVVMKDLMVIPSQKSFFTTARILKSLGVAVTGAAIVSGIYLASKRK
- the LOC126582936 gene encoding peroxidase 27-like codes for the protein MAFQKIISVFLLQVLLVLLALDSSNAQKLKVGFYYKTCPDLEAIVARTTYQYISRASTLAAPILRMHFHDCFVRGCDGSVLLNSTPNSQAEKEAIPNQSLRGFHVIDAVKSAVEKKCPGVVSCADILALVARDAVRMVHGSFWEVPTGRRDGRVSLASEANRGLPPPFADITQLKAIFAAKGLSAKDLAVLSGGHTIGTSHCPSFTNRLYNFTGKGDTDPKLDKNYIAQLKTKCKPGDTTSLVEMDPGSFKTFDEDYYTLVAQRRGLFQSDSALLDDTETKAYVTKQATTRGSTFLTDFGVSMVNMGNIGVLTGKNGEIRKQCAFVN